Proteins encoded together in one Streptomyces sp. B1I3 window:
- a CDS encoding NADP-dependent isocitrate dehydrogenase — protein MTDSTIIYTHTDEAPALATYSFLPVIEAYASTAGVTVERRDISLAGRIIAGFPERLKADQRIDDALAELGELARTPGANIIKLPNISASIPQLKAAIAELQAQGYALPDYPDDPRTDEDKDVRARYDKVKGSAVNPVLREGNSDRRAPASVKNYAKAHPHRMGAWSADSKTNVATMGVDDFRSTEKSVVISEAGSLRIELAGDDGTTTVLRESVPVLEGEVVDAAVMRVAALREFFTAQVARAKAENILFSVHLKATMMKVSDPIIFGHVVRAFFPNTFAKYGDVLASAGLTPNDGLGGILKGLDSLPDVGAEIKASFEAELAEGPALAMVDSDKGITNLHVPSDVIVDASMPAMIRTSGHMWGPDGNEADTLAVLPDSSYAGVYQVVIDDCRANGAFDPSTMGSVPNVGLMAQKAEEYGSHDKTFEIPATGTVRVLDGKGDVVLEQAVGAGDIFRMCQTKDLPIQDWVKLAVTRARATGNPAVFWLDEGRAHDANLIAKVTTYLAEHDTDGLDISIRTPEEATAFSLERIRRGEDTISVTGNVLRDYLTDLFPILELGTSAKMLSVVPLMNGGGLFETGAGGSAPKHVQQLVKEDYLRWDSLGEFLALAVSFEHLATTTDNARAKVLADTLDRATGTFLNEDKSPSRKLGGIDNRGSHFYLALYWAQELAKQTDDAALAEAFGPLARTLSEQEQTIVAELIAVQGKPADIGGYYQPDPAKAEAVMRPSATFNKAIASLG, from the coding sequence GTGACTGACTCGACCATCATCTATACGCACACCGACGAGGCCCCTGCCCTGGCGACGTACTCGTTCCTGCCGGTCATCGAGGCCTACGCCTCGACCGCGGGGGTCACGGTGGAGCGCCGTGACATCTCCCTGGCAGGACGCATCATCGCCGGGTTCCCGGAGCGTCTGAAGGCCGACCAGCGTATCGATGACGCACTCGCCGAGCTCGGTGAGCTGGCCAGGACGCCCGGCGCGAACATCATCAAGCTGCCCAACATCTCGGCTTCGATCCCGCAGCTGAAGGCCGCGATCGCCGAGCTTCAGGCGCAGGGCTACGCGCTTCCGGACTACCCGGACGACCCGCGGACCGACGAGGACAAGGACGTCCGCGCGCGGTACGACAAGGTCAAGGGCAGTGCGGTGAACCCCGTCCTGCGTGAGGGCAACTCCGACCGCCGCGCCCCCGCGTCGGTCAAGAACTACGCCAAGGCGCACCCGCACCGCATGGGCGCCTGGTCCGCCGACTCGAAGACGAACGTCGCCACCATGGGCGTCGACGACTTCCGCTCGACCGAGAAGTCCGTCGTCATCTCCGAGGCCGGCTCGCTGCGCATCGAGCTCGCGGGCGACGACGGCACCACCACCGTGCTGCGCGAGTCCGTGCCGGTCCTGGAGGGCGAGGTCGTGGACGCGGCCGTCATGCGCGTCGCCGCGCTGCGCGAGTTCTTCACCGCCCAGGTCGCGCGCGCCAAGGCCGAGAACATCCTGTTCTCCGTGCACCTGAAGGCCACGATGATGAAGGTCTCCGACCCGATCATCTTCGGCCACGTGGTCCGCGCCTTCTTCCCGAACACCTTCGCTAAGTACGGTGACGTGCTCGCGTCGGCCGGCCTGACCCCGAACGACGGCCTCGGCGGCATCCTCAAGGGCCTCGACTCCCTGCCCGACGTCGGCGCCGAGATCAAGGCGTCCTTCGAGGCCGAGCTCGCCGAGGGCCCCGCCCTGGCGATGGTCGACTCCGACAAGGGCATCACCAACCTGCACGTGCCGAGCGATGTCATCGTCGACGCGTCCATGCCTGCCATGATCCGCACGTCCGGCCACATGTGGGGCCCGGACGGCAACGAGGCCGACACCCTCGCGGTCCTGCCCGACAGCAGCTACGCGGGCGTCTACCAGGTCGTCATCGACGACTGCCGCGCCAACGGTGCCTTCGACCCGTCGACCATGGGCTCCGTACCCAACGTCGGTCTGATGGCGCAGAAGGCCGAGGAGTACGGCAGCCACGACAAGACCTTCGAGATCCCCGCCACCGGCACGGTGCGGGTCCTCGACGGCAAGGGCGACGTCGTGCTGGAGCAGGCCGTGGGCGCCGGTGACATCTTCCGGATGTGCCAGACCAAGGACCTCCCGATCCAGGACTGGGTCAAGCTCGCCGTCACCCGCGCCCGCGCGACGGGCAACCCGGCCGTGTTCTGGCTGGACGAGGGCCGCGCGCACGACGCCAACCTGATCGCCAAGGTCACCACCTACCTGGCCGAGCACGACACGGACGGCCTGGACATCTCCATCCGGACGCCGGAGGAGGCCACGGCCTTCTCCCTGGAGCGCATCCGCCGCGGTGAGGACACCATCTCGGTCACCGGCAACGTGCTGCGTGACTACCTCACCGACCTGTTCCCCATCCTCGAGCTGGGCACCAGCGCCAAGATGCTGTCCGTCGTCCCGCTCATGAACGGCGGTGGGCTCTTCGAGACGGGCGCCGGCGGCTCCGCGCCCAAGCACGTCCAGCAGCTGGTCAAGGAGGACTACCTGCGCTGGGACAGCCTGGGTGAGTTCCTCGCCCTCGCGGTCAGCTTCGAGCACCTGGCCACCACCACGGACAACGCGCGCGCCAAGGTGCTCGCCGACACCCTGGACCGGGCCACCGGCACCTTCCTCAACGAGGACAAGTCCCCGAGCCGCAAGCTCGGCGGCATCGACAACCGTGGCAGCCACTTCTACCTGGCGCTCTACTGGGCCCAGGAGCTGGCGAAGCAGACCGACGACGCCGCGCTCGCCGAGGCGTTCGGGCCGCTCGCCAGGACGCTGTCCGAGCAGGAGCAGACCATCGTCGCCGAG
- a CDS encoding amidase: MSSADPTERSGRSGPQEPAPQAGLVGSAQELAEGRTTSQALVADALARIEASRHTLNAFRHLRTEAALAEAAEADRRLAAGERLPLLGVPVAVKDDTDVAGMPTYFGCDGELPPASADSEAVRRLRAAGAVIVGKTNSCELGQWAFTEGPAFGATRNPWSTAHTPGGSSGGSAAAVAAGLVPAALGSDGAGSIRIPAAWTHLVGIKPQRGRISVHPHSDAFQGLTVNGPLARTVADAALLLDAAAGSHPGDPHRPPAVDASAAARRDPGRLRIGLALDPPLTLTRNSPHPEVLRAVTALAEVLAGLGHHVDEARPRYGLIGLSFVPRATAGIAELAALHPEPGLLDPRTRSALRTGTRLGGRVVRAARAREVRQHRRIGAFFDPAGSGYDVLLTPTTAAPPPRIGAFDNLSAWRTDLAMTAACPYAWPWNVLGWPGVNVPAGFTRDGLPVGAQLLGPSRSEGRLISLAAQLEADRRWYEHRPPDPVAVRLTGGDGR; the protein is encoded by the coding sequence ATGTCCTCAGCAGACCCCACCGAACGCTCCGGGCGCAGCGGGCCGCAGGAGCCGGCCCCGCAGGCCGGACTCGTGGGCAGCGCCCAGGAGCTCGCCGAGGGCCGTACGACCTCACAGGCGCTCGTCGCCGATGCGCTGGCGCGCATCGAGGCGAGCCGCCACACCCTCAACGCCTTCCGGCACCTGCGCACCGAAGCCGCGCTCGCCGAGGCCGCCGAGGCCGACCGGCGGCTCGCGGCGGGCGAGCGGCTGCCGCTGCTGGGCGTACCGGTCGCCGTCAAGGACGACACCGACGTCGCCGGTATGCCCACCTACTTCGGCTGCGACGGGGAACTGCCGCCCGCCTCCGCCGACAGCGAGGCGGTCCGCCGGCTGCGCGCGGCGGGGGCCGTGATCGTCGGCAAGACCAACTCCTGCGAGCTGGGTCAGTGGGCCTTCACCGAAGGGCCCGCCTTCGGCGCCACCCGCAATCCCTGGAGCACCGCCCACACACCCGGAGGTTCCTCGGGCGGCTCCGCCGCGGCCGTCGCCGCCGGTCTGGTCCCCGCCGCACTCGGCTCGGACGGGGCGGGATCCATCCGCATCCCGGCGGCCTGGACCCACCTCGTGGGCATCAAGCCGCAGCGCGGCCGGATCTCCGTCCACCCCCACAGCGACGCCTTCCAAGGGCTCACCGTCAACGGCCCCCTGGCCCGTACGGTCGCCGACGCGGCCCTGCTCCTGGACGCCGCCGCGGGCTCCCACCCCGGCGACCCGCACCGCCCGCCCGCCGTCGACGCCTCCGCCGCGGCCCGCCGCGACCCCGGCCGGCTCCGGATCGGCCTCGCCCTCGACCCCCCGCTCACCCTCACGCGGAACTCACCCCACCCAGAGGTCCTGCGCGCCGTCACCGCGCTGGCCGAAGTCCTGGCCGGCCTCGGCCACCACGTCGACGAGGCCCGTCCCCGCTACGGCCTGATCGGCCTCTCCTTCGTCCCCCGCGCCACCGCCGGCATCGCCGAACTCGCCGCGCTGCACCCCGAACCCGGGCTCCTGGACCCGCGCACCCGCAGTGCCCTGCGTACCGGCACGCGCCTCGGCGGCCGGGTGGTACGGGCGGCCCGCGCGCGGGAGGTGCGCCAGCACCGCAGGATCGGCGCCTTCTTCGATCCGGCCGGGTCCGGATACGACGTGCTGCTGACACCGACCACCGCCGCCCCGCCGCCCCGGATCGGAGCCTTCGACAACCTGAGCGCCTGGCGCACCGACCTCGCCATGACCGCCGCATGTCCGTACGCCTGGCCCTGGAACGTCCTCGGCTGGCCCGGCGTCAACGTCCCGGCAGGCTTCACCCGCGACGGCCTGCCCGTCGGCGCCCAGCTGCTCGGACCCTCCCGCAGCGAGGGACGGCTCATCTCGCTCGCCGCCCAGCTGGAAGCCGACCGGCGCTGGTACGAGCACCGCCCGCCCGACCCCGTCGCGGTACGGCTCACCGGGGGCGACGGGCGCTGA
- a CDS encoding MarR family winged helix-turn-helix transcriptional regulator — MTPQDCSMRPWPPEPSGLEAALTHLQCLLVARRARANPEGVNWHQYDVLELLWARGSMRPSELSTALDVSRQTTSKALRVLKDLGLVTQRAAGEDRRELSTSLTSDGVAFLARIARGRQDIGQLAASVLTEGEGVLFAELCEKVAAAMEAQPAR; from the coding sequence ATGACTCCACAAGACTGCTCGATGCGCCCCTGGCCGCCGGAACCCAGCGGTCTGGAGGCCGCCCTGACCCACCTGCAGTGCCTCCTGGTCGCACGGCGGGCCCGCGCGAACCCGGAGGGCGTCAACTGGCACCAGTACGACGTCCTGGAACTGCTGTGGGCGCGGGGCTCCATGAGACCCTCCGAACTGAGCACCGCGCTCGACGTCTCCCGGCAGACCACGTCGAAGGCCCTGCGGGTGCTCAAGGACCTGGGCCTGGTGACGCAGAGGGCCGCCGGGGAGGACCGGCGCGAACTGAGCACCTCGCTCACCTCCGACGGGGTGGCGTTCCTCGCCCGGATCGCGCGGGGCCGCCAGGACATCGGGCAGCTCGCGGCCTCCGTCCTGACCGAGGGCGAGGGCGTCCTGTTCGCGGAGCTCTGCGAGAAGGTGGCCGCGGCCATGGAGGCCCAGCCCGCACGATGA
- a CDS encoding non-ribosomal peptide synthetase has product MKNNSPHLSAGTPLVLTALFEESVRGNSEAVALAQGAKSVTYDQLNRQANRMARHLADRGVVRGDRIGVHMRRSPDLYAVMLAALKAGGCVVPLNPEHPAEFVGRILREAGTSLVVCDDPGGLPPGTRAGALPLEDLARLSEGLDDRDTDLGIGPEDTAFLMFTSGSTGEPKGVRIAHRGLARLGPHSGALDITPRDCLTQSAAFSFAASTIEIWLALLHGATLLPMPPGLPSLPVLREAVEDRGANVLSLPCGLFNALVDQEPECLRDVRIVLLSGDFPSPAHLRKAMAHTRATIYNGYGCTENSSISALYPLTSADEVDGPGVVPIGRPLPTVTMDVFGPEMRPCGTDEVGELCVSGTGVAQGYTGRPELTAEKFTRAPDGGLLYHTGDLARRTADGDIVLVGRSDSMVKIRGFRVETSAVTLAMRSLDGIRDAAVKAFEDDTREKRLVAFYTTGDGTPAEPSDLVRRLSGQLPSYMIPSSFCHLEKMPTNVNGKIDRTALILPGSSGTTKHDSSGKKGGTAMQNPLEAVVLQSWIDISGMDDFSTTDSFLGHGGNSLHFVQLASRLQKIFGVEVTTESVFRHGTVEELARFVEESRDQERSTSTPNG; this is encoded by the coding sequence ATGAAAAACAATTCCCCCCACTTATCAGCGGGCACCCCCCTCGTCCTGACCGCCCTGTTCGAGGAATCGGTACGCGGCAACAGCGAGGCCGTAGCTCTGGCACAGGGCGCGAAAAGCGTCACGTACGACCAGCTCAACCGGCAGGCCAACCGCATGGCACGTCATCTCGCCGACAGAGGTGTGGTGAGAGGCGACCGCATCGGTGTGCACATGCGCCGGTCTCCGGACCTCTACGCCGTCATGCTCGCGGCACTCAAAGCCGGCGGGTGCGTGGTGCCGCTCAACCCCGAGCATCCTGCGGAGTTCGTCGGCCGCATCCTGCGCGAGGCCGGGACGTCGCTGGTGGTCTGCGACGATCCGGGCGGCCTGCCCCCCGGCACCCGCGCGGGCGCGCTCCCGCTGGAGGACCTGGCGCGGCTGAGTGAGGGCCTGGACGACCGCGACACCGATCTCGGCATCGGGCCGGAGGACACCGCCTTCCTCATGTTCACCTCCGGTTCCACGGGTGAGCCCAAGGGCGTCCGGATCGCGCACCGCGGACTGGCGCGACTGGGACCCCACAGCGGTGCCCTCGACATCACCCCGCGGGACTGCCTGACCCAGTCGGCCGCCTTCTCCTTCGCCGCCTCGACCATCGAGATCTGGCTCGCCCTGCTGCACGGCGCCACGCTGCTGCCGATGCCTCCCGGACTGCCCTCGCTCCCCGTGCTGCGCGAGGCCGTGGAGGATCGGGGCGCGAACGTGCTCAGTCTTCCGTGCGGCCTGTTCAACGCACTGGTGGACCAGGAGCCGGAGTGTCTGAGAGACGTCCGGATCGTGCTGCTCAGCGGCGACTTCCCCTCCCCCGCCCACTTGCGGAAGGCCATGGCGCACACTCGCGCGACCATCTACAACGGTTACGGCTGCACGGAGAACTCCTCGATCTCCGCCCTGTACCCCCTGACGTCGGCCGACGAGGTGGACGGCCCGGGCGTCGTGCCGATCGGCAGGCCGCTGCCGACAGTCACGATGGACGTGTTCGGCCCGGAGATGCGCCCTTGCGGCACCGACGAGGTGGGTGAACTGTGCGTGAGCGGGACCGGCGTGGCCCAGGGGTACACCGGCCGGCCGGAACTGACCGCCGAGAAATTCACCCGGGCACCCGACGGCGGGCTGCTCTACCACACGGGCGACCTGGCGCGGCGTACCGCGGACGGCGACATCGTGCTGGTCGGACGGTCCGACAGCATGGTGAAGATCCGCGGGTTCCGGGTGGAGACCAGTGCCGTGACCCTGGCGATGCGCTCGCTCGACGGAATCAGGGACGCGGCGGTCAAGGCGTTCGAGGACGACACCCGGGAGAAACGTCTCGTCGCCTTCTACACCACCGGCGACGGCACGCCGGCCGAACCCTCGGACCTGGTCCGACGGCTCTCCGGGCAGCTGCCCTCCTACATGATCCCCTCTTCCTTCTGTCATCTCGAGAAGATGCCGACGAACGTCAACGGCAAGATCGACCGCACCGCGCTCATCCTTCCCGGGTCATCCGGTACCACGAAGCACGATTCCAGCGGAAAGAAAGGCGGAACAGCCATGCAGAACCCGCTCGAAGCAGTTGTCCTGCAGTCCTGGATCGACATCTCTGGAATGGACGACTTCTCCACCACGGACTCCTTCCTGGGCCATGGCGGGAACTCCCTCCACTTCGTGCAGCTCGCCTCCCGCCTGCAGAAGATATTCGGGGTCGAAGTCACCACCGAGTCGGTCTTCCGGCACGGCACGGTGGAAGAACTGGCGCGCTTCGTCGAGGAGTCCCGTGATCAGGAGCGGAGCACCTCGACACCCAACGGCTGA
- a CDS encoding amino acid adenylation domain-containing protein produces the protein MLAIDLPAAELRRAGTAAAVAERTALQRPRARHEVEAGSAPRTGNATEASFGQSGIWLIDQYLPTPEAYNGPFLVRLPFRLDGERLRRSVAGVLRRQEVLRTTYALRDARLLQIVSDDDTAFHYGVEHYGSEKELDAIAQRVANIRFDLEHGPVTSVTCALGPGEESAIVCNIHHIASDAASAGIFLRELLDAYDRTGRGLPVEAVPGRPDYADFAHWYREHLTPERTAALLDEWADRLAGELPVLDLPADRPRPAAQEHRGATVPLRVPAEVTERLERLAEREGVTLFMALLAVYGVFLAKLSRQERVLIGSPVSLRDDAQTRDLIGYFVNMVVLRQDVTGSMSVREVLRQARGEVADALRLKWAPFDKVVERLRPERTSSHTPVVQTMLVLTDPGSARSAHDGAPLPIRRGMAHGAKYDLSLVFAREEDGLHGTLEYDSHLFDESTARSMGERLGRLLGRFAEAGPDTLLRDLGLLAADEERELLARNDLVDGSARPVPVGELFERQVSATPDAVAVTDGGRSWTYRELDERANRLAHVLREEGARAGRRVGISLPRSFDMLVGLLGVLKSGASYVPIDPSYPAERVAYMLDDAEVFLVLTDSGVRAELPAGRRLFEIDREADRTAGASPTTPGRTRTPDDEIYVVYTSGSTGAPKGVVIRDRTVGNLVRAQHRVSPCGAEGTTLQYMTLSFDVSVMEILGTLCVGGTLALIPEELQKDLHRLAAFVAEHGVTRLYLPYIALQRFASIAVAEGLRCEALREIASVGEALVVSPQIREFFARHPRARLLNMYGPSETHLATWHELSGDPGEWPEAPAIGRPVDGMRLLVLGPDRELVPPGVTGELYIGGPHLSPGYHARPEETALRFVPDPRGRDGDLLYRTGDLVRWNRHGDLEYLGRADDQIKIRGYRIEPTEVEAALDALEGVRSSAVVAVEFGAGDRRLVAAITGDGAGDDGRLRAGLAAHLPDHMLPAHIVRLDRLPTTPSGKTDRAGLAGRLAGELRSRRADDRAGAAEPPRAGTEREIADQWSDVLGTGSVGRDEDFFTLGGNSIIATELVYRLRRLYDMEIPLRTLFDNPTVAGMAARIEERRGGDTAAFTAPATDLRGDVSLPDTVRAGDRETVPVGDATGLLLTGATGFLGSYLLRDLAATPGRTVNCLVRAADARAAMERLRATATLYGITDDIAWERVRAVPGDLTRGRMGLSDADHAELTGSVQVVYHAAAHINFVLPYASVKPTNVDGLRSVLDFAATGRLKPVHHMSTVAVFAPGREAGPITEEAVPETCEGLGIGYTQSKWVAEGIVRLARERGMPVTVYRIGRISGDSVSGACQADDFLWRQIKSFIELGSAPPAEELTTDLLPVDFVSRAVLALSLDPSADNATFHLFHPRGSDFTPVHAAVRECGYALDTVPADEWLTRLEESARLPGGNALAAAVPLFREGALELGENTYGNATTSRLLERLGLHYPDIDHRSISRMIRYFGSTGQLTDDPHRARQSA, from the coding sequence GTGTTGGCCATCGACCTGCCGGCCGCCGAACTCCGCCGTGCGGGCACCGCCGCAGCGGTGGCAGAGCGCACCGCGCTGCAGCGTCCGCGTGCCCGGCACGAGGTGGAAGCCGGCTCCGCGCCGAGGACCGGCAACGCGACGGAGGCCTCCTTCGGTCAGAGCGGCATCTGGCTCATCGACCAGTACCTCCCCACACCGGAGGCGTACAACGGGCCGTTCCTGGTCCGTCTGCCGTTCCGGCTCGACGGGGAGCGGCTGCGCCGCTCCGTCGCCGGGGTGCTGCGCCGGCAGGAAGTGCTGCGCACCACCTACGCGTTGCGCGACGCCCGGCTCCTCCAGATCGTCTCGGACGACGACACCGCCTTCCACTACGGCGTCGAGCACTACGGCAGCGAGAAGGAACTGGACGCCATCGCCCAGCGGGTGGCGAACATCCGCTTCGACCTGGAACACGGTCCGGTGACCTCGGTGACCTGTGCGCTCGGCCCGGGCGAGGAGAGCGCGATCGTCTGCAACATCCACCACATCGCCTCGGACGCAGCCTCGGCCGGCATCTTCCTGCGGGAACTCCTGGACGCCTACGACCGGACCGGGCGGGGCCTGCCCGTGGAGGCGGTGCCAGGCCGGCCGGACTACGCGGACTTCGCGCACTGGTACCGCGAGCACCTGACGCCGGAAAGGACCGCGGCACTGCTCGACGAGTGGGCCGACCGGCTCGCCGGGGAACTGCCCGTGCTCGACCTGCCGGCGGACCGGCCCCGGCCCGCGGCGCAGGAACACCGGGGGGCCACCGTTCCCCTGCGCGTCCCGGCCGAGGTGACCGAGCGGCTTGAGCGGCTGGCCGAACGCGAGGGCGTGACGCTGTTCATGGCCCTGCTCGCGGTGTACGGCGTGTTCCTCGCCAAGCTGTCGCGTCAGGAACGCGTGCTCATCGGCTCCCCGGTCTCGCTGCGCGACGATGCGCAGACCCGGGACCTCATCGGCTACTTCGTCAACATGGTCGTCCTGCGCCAGGACGTCACGGGCTCGATGAGCGTGCGTGAGGTACTGCGGCAGGCGCGCGGGGAGGTCGCCGACGCCCTGCGGCTGAAGTGGGCCCCCTTCGACAAGGTCGTCGAACGTCTGAGGCCCGAGCGCACCAGCAGTCACACCCCCGTCGTCCAGACGATGCTCGTCCTGACCGACCCGGGTTCCGCGCGGAGCGCCCACGACGGCGCGCCTCTGCCCATCCGGCGCGGTATGGCGCACGGCGCGAAGTACGACCTCTCCCTGGTGTTCGCCCGCGAGGAGGACGGGCTGCACGGCACGCTCGAATACGACTCGCATCTCTTCGACGAGTCCACGGCGAGGAGCATGGGCGAGCGTCTGGGCCGGCTGCTGGGCCGGTTCGCCGAGGCGGGACCGGACACCCTCCTCCGTGATCTCGGCCTGCTGGCCGCCGACGAGGAACGGGAGCTGCTGGCCCGCAACGATCTGGTGGACGGGTCCGCGCGCCCCGTGCCGGTGGGCGAGCTGTTCGAACGGCAGGTGTCCGCCACACCGGACGCCGTCGCGGTGACGGACGGCGGCCGCTCGTGGACGTACCGGGAACTGGACGAACGGGCCAACCGGCTCGCCCACGTCCTGCGCGAGGAAGGGGCGAGGGCGGGCCGCCGGGTGGGCATCAGTCTGCCTCGCTCGTTCGACATGCTCGTCGGGCTGCTCGGCGTCCTGAAGTCGGGGGCCTCCTACGTCCCGATAGACCCGTCCTACCCGGCGGAGCGTGTGGCGTACATGCTCGATGACGCCGAAGTCTTCCTCGTACTCACCGACAGTGGTGTCCGCGCGGAACTCCCCGCCGGACGAAGGCTGTTCGAGATCGATCGGGAAGCGGACCGGACGGCTGGGGCCTCCCCCACGACGCCGGGCCGGACCAGGACGCCAGACGACGAGATCTACGTGGTGTACACCTCGGGGTCGACCGGTGCGCCGAAGGGCGTGGTGATCCGGGACCGCACGGTGGGCAATCTGGTCCGCGCCCAGCACCGGGTCTCTCCCTGCGGGGCCGAGGGCACCACTCTCCAGTACATGACGCTCTCCTTCGACGTCTCCGTCATGGAGATCCTCGGGACGCTCTGCGTCGGTGGCACGCTCGCCCTGATACCCGAGGAACTGCAGAAGGACCTGCACCGGCTGGCCGCGTTCGTCGCCGAGCACGGCGTCACGCGTCTGTACCTGCCCTACATCGCACTCCAGCGGTTCGCCTCGATCGCGGTCGCGGAGGGCCTGCGGTGTGAGGCGCTGCGCGAGATCGCCTCCGTGGGCGAGGCCCTGGTCGTCTCGCCACAGATCCGGGAGTTCTTCGCCCGGCACCCCCGCGCGCGGCTGCTGAACATGTACGGCCCCTCCGAGACCCACCTGGCCACCTGGCACGAGCTGTCCGGCGACCCCGGCGAGTGGCCCGAGGCACCGGCCATCGGCCGTCCGGTCGACGGCATGCGGCTGCTCGTCCTCGGCCCCGACCGCGAACTCGTCCCTCCCGGCGTCACGGGTGAGCTGTACATCGGCGGCCCGCACCTCTCGCCCGGTTATCACGCCAGGCCCGAGGAGACGGCGCTGCGCTTCGTCCCCGATCCGCGCGGTCGGGACGGCGACCTCCTCTATCGCACGGGCGACCTCGTGCGGTGGAACAGGCACGGCGATCTGGAGTACCTGGGCCGCGCCGACGACCAGATCAAGATCCGCGGTTACCGCATCGAACCCACCGAGGTCGAGGCCGCCCTCGACGCCCTCGAGGGGGTGAGGAGTTCGGCGGTGGTGGCGGTCGAATTCGGAGCGGGCGACCGCCGGCTGGTCGCCGCGATCACGGGGGACGGCGCCGGAGACGACGGACGGCTGCGGGCCGGACTGGCCGCGCATCTGCCGGACCACATGCTGCCCGCCCACATCGTCCGCCTGGACCGGCTCCCCACCACTCCGAGCGGGAAGACCGACCGCGCCGGGCTGGCCGGCAGGCTGGCCGGCGAACTGCGCAGCCGGCGCGCGGACGACCGCGCCGGGGCGGCAGAACCGCCGCGGGCCGGAACCGAGCGCGAGATCGCCGACCAGTGGTCGGACGTGCTGGGAACCGGGTCCGTGGGACGGGACGAGGACTTCTTCACGCTGGGCGGCAACAGCATCATCGCCACCGAACTGGTCTACCGCCTGCGGAGGCTGTACGACATGGAGATCCCGCTGCGGACCCTGTTCGACAATCCCACGGTCGCCGGCATGGCCGCGCGGATCGAGGAACGGCGCGGCGGCGACACCGCGGCGTTCACGGCGCCCGCGACCGACCTGCGCGGCGATGTGTCCCTGCCGGACACGGTACGGGCCGGCGACCGGGAAACGGTCCCGGTGGGCGACGCGACCGGACTCCTGCTGACCGGCGCGACCGGCTTCCTCGGCAGCTACCTGCTGCGGGACCTGGCAGCCACCCCCGGCCGTACGGTCAACTGCCTGGTGCGCGCGGCCGATGCGCGGGCCGCCATGGAACGGCTGCGCGCCACGGCGACCCTGTACGGCATCACGGACGACATCGCCTGGGAGCGGGTGCGCGCCGTACCCGGAGACCTCACACGCGGGCGCATGGGACTGTCCGACGCGGACCACGCGGAGCTGACCGGGTCGGTCCAGGTGGTCTACCACGCCGCGGCCCACATCAACTTCGTCCTCCCCTACGCCTCGGTGAAGCCGACCAACGTCGACGGTCTGCGGTCCGTACTGGATTTCGCCGCCACGGGGCGGCTCAAGCCGGTGCACCACATGTCGACCGTCGCGGTGTTCGCCCCCGGCCGGGAAGCCGGGCCGATCACCGAGGAGGCGGTGCCCGAAACGTGCGAGGGGCTAGGCATCGGTTACACCCAGAGCAAGTGGGTGGCCGAGGGAATCGTGCGGCTGGCGCGTGAGCGCGGCATGCCGGTGACGGTCTACCGCATCGGCCGGATCTCCGGGGACAGCGTCAGCGGTGCCTGCCAGGCCGACGACTTCCTGTGGCGCCAGATCAAGAGCTTCATCGAACTCGGTTCGGCCCCGCCCGCCGAGGAGCTGACGACGGACCTGCTGCCGGTGGACTTCGTCAGCCGGGCCGTCCTCGCCCTCTCCCTCGACCCCTCCGCCGACAACGCGACGTTCCACCTCTTCCACCCGCGCGGCTCCGACTTCACCCCGGTGCACGCCGCCGTCCGCGAGTGCGGCTACGCCCTGGACACGGTGCCGGCCGACGAGTGGCTGACGCGCCTGGAGGAATCGGCCCGCCTTCCCGGGGGCAACGCCCTCGCGGCGGCCGTGCCGTTGTTCAGGGAAGGCGCGCTGGAACTCGGCGAGAACACGTACGGCAACGCAACGACGTCCCGGCTGCTCGAACGTCTGGGGCTGCACTACCCCGACATCGACCACCGGTCCATCTCCCGCATGATCCGCTACTTCGGCTCGACCGGGCAGCTGACCGACGACCCGCACCGTGCGCGGCAGAGCGCGTAG